The Corynebacterium sphenisci DSM 44792 genome includes the window ATGCGGGTATCGAGCTCGTCGACGTCGATTATGCCTACGGAGACGGTGACTTGGCCGTTCGGGGGCTTTCGCTCGGGTTCCCCGCAGGAAGCACCACCGCACTGGTGGGGGCTTCCGGGGCCGGGAAATCCACGGTGGCGGGCCTCGTCGCACGGTTCGATGATCCGGTGCGGGGGCAGGTCCGGATCGGCGGTGTCGACGTCCGGGAGATCCCGCCGCGTCAGCTATACGACACGGTTTCGTTCGTGCTGCAGGACACCGGCTTGGTGGGCATGTCCATCGCGGACAACATCCGGCTTGGCCGACCTGCTGCCGGTGATGACGAGGTCCTGGAGGCGGCCCGTCGCGCCCAGGTCGCGGAGGACGTCCTCGCGCTTCCGGAGGGCTTCGACACTCTCGTCACCAGCGACCACGGGCTCTCCGGGGGGCAGCGGCAGCGGATTGCGGTTGCGCGGGCGATCCTGCGCGACGCCCCGGTGGTCGTCCTGGACGAGGCGACCTCCTTCGCCGACCCCGATTCCGAGGCCCGCGTGCAGGCCGCCCTCGGTGAGCTCACCGATGACGCCACGGTGATCCTCATCGCGCATCGGCTGCGCACCGTGGTCGACTGCGATCGGATCGTGGTCCTCGACGGCGGCGGTGTCGCCGAAGCGGGTACCCATGACGAGCTCCTCGCGGCGGGGGGCATCTACGCGGATCTTTGGCATAGGTCGACCACCGGCCAGGAGGAGGGACTTCGATGATTCGGGAACTGTTCGGGATCGTCGGGAGCCGGCGGCTGACGGCGTATCTGCTCGCCGCGGTGATCTACGGGGTGCTCTCCGGGGCGGCCATGGGGCTGTTGCTCCCGCTGGCTCGATCACTCGCCGCCGATGACGGCACTGCCGGGGGGTGGCTGGCGGTGTTGGCCGGCGTGGTCGCGGCGGCGGCGGTGCTGCATTATGTGCAGACCCTTGCGATGAACGCGGCCTCGTTGGAGATCGTCGCGGGAATGCACCGCCGAGCGGCCGACGCCCTGGTGGAGGTCCCCCTGGAGTGGTGCACCAGGGAGCGGGCGGCCTCCGTGGCGGACACCATGATCTCCGGGACCACCGTTGTCGGCATGTCCGTGGCACATCTGCTGTCCCCGGTGCTGTCGACCTTCGCGGCGACGGCCACGGTGGCGATTGTCGTGTGCTTCGCCGATCCCGGGCTGGCGGCCGCCCTCGTGATCGGCGCACTGGTGGTCTGGGGCGCCGCCCGCTGGGCGACGTCGGTGATCGACTCCGGTGAAAGAGCCATCCACGCCCGGCAACTCGCGGTGCAGGAGGCGGTGCTCGATTTCGCCCGGCACCAGCCGGTGCTGCGCTCGGCCGGGGTCGACGCCCGGTCCTTCGCCCCGGTCGCGGACTCCCTGGACGGGGAACTGCGCGCCAACCGAGGCGCTGGCGGACGCGCCACGGTCGCCGCCGTCCTCGGCGGAGTGCTCGTGCAGGCGACGCTTTCCGCGGTCATCGTGCTCGCGGTGCACGGCTTCTCGGGAAACCGGATCGATGGGCCGACGGCCTTCGCCGTCATCGCCCTGGCCGCCAGGTTCACCGGCCCCATCACCGAGCTCGTCGGGCTCTCCAGCGCACTGCGGGTCTCCGCCAGCCAGCTTCGCAGGGTACGTGAAATCCTCGACGCCCCCTCATTACCGGAACCCGTCGAATCCGCCGCGCCCGAGGCGGCGGGAACCGTCGAATTCCGTGACGTGAGCTTCGGCTACCGCCCGGGGGAGCCGATCCTGGAGGGGATCGATTTCCGCGTCGCCCCCGGTGAGGTCGTCGGCATCATCGGCCCCTCCGGTTGCGGAAAGACCACCGCGCTGAAGCTGATGGCGAGGTTCATGGACGTCGACGGCGGTTCGGTGCGGATAGCCGGCCATGATGTCCGCGACTACGACCCGGAGACGCTGATGGGGCAGCTGTCGGTGGTGTTCCAGGACGTGTACCTGTTCGAGGGGACGCTGCGGGACAATATCGCCGTCGGCCGGCCTGACGCGGCCGAGGCGGAGATCCTGGCCGCCGCCCACGCCGCCGGGGTGGACGAGATCGCCGCACGGCTCGACGGGGGCTTCGACGCGCCCGTGGGGGAGGGGGGACGGATGCTCTCCGGAGGCGAGCGCCAGCGCATCTCCATCGCACGCGCATTGCTCAAGGACGCGCCCATCGTGCTTCTCGACGAGGCGACGGCGTCCCTTGACGCATTCAACGAGCAGTTCATCCTCGATGGCATCGCCGAACTGGCCCGCGACCGCACGGTGATCATGGTCGCCCATCGGTCCTCGGCCCTACGGCACTGCGACCGGTTCATCGTGCTCGACGGGGAGGGGGGCGTCGACGCCATCGGCGATGACGCGACCCTGCGGGAGAGCAGCGCCGTGTACCGGCGGTTCCTCGAGTCCGCGGAGTCCGCGGCGGGTTGGAGCATCGGCGGCGCGGGGCCGCGGACGGTCAGGCGCGGCCGAGCGGGACGATGAGGGGCCGATCGCCGGCCGGGTCATCGAGGAGCGCGGCCTCGAGGCCGAATACCCGACGCAGCAGCTCCACGGTGAAGACCTCCCGTGGATGCCCCTGGGCCACGATGCGCCCCTCATGCATGACCAGGACCTCGTCGGCGTAGCGCGCGGTGAGCAGCAGATCATGGAGGACGACGACGACGGTCTTCCCGCGGTCGCGGCTCAACGTGACGATGAGCTCGAGCACCTCGATGCAGGTGGCGAGATCGAGGTAGGTCGTGGGCTCGTCCAGGAGCAGCGTGGGGGTGTCCTGCGCCAGGGCCATCGCGATCCACGCCCGCTGACGCTGTCCCCCGGAGAGCTCATCGACCGGGATTCCGGCGAGCTCACCCAGGTGCGTGAGCATCAGGGCATCGGCGATGGCGGCATCGTCCGCGCTCGACCATTGCCGTGTCACCGAATGGTGGGGATGCCTGCCCAGGGCCACCAGATCCCGGACCAGCAGGCCCTCCGGTGCGATGGGGGACTGCGGGAGCATGCCCAGCAGCTGCGCCACCCGCCGAGTGGGGAGTCGATGGATGTCCTCCCCGTTCAGGAGCACCCGCCCGGTCCTCGCCGGCAGCAGCCTGCTGCAGACCTTCAGCAGCGTGGATTTTCCGCAGCCGTTCGGCCCCACCACCGCAGTGAGTCGGCCTGCGGGGAAGGTCGCCGTCACATCGGGCAGGATCGCCGCGTCCCCGTAGGTGACCCCCACGTGGTTCGCGTGGAGCCCGAGTTCGGGCATGGTCGTTCTCCTCATCGATGATCGGGCCCAGAGCCTCATAAGGCGAGGCGGGCGTTATCACTAGCCTTCCGCCGTTTGCGTCCCTGGGTGCCGGGTTCTTGGGCGGGCCGGCAGACGCCATGGCGCGAGCCCCGAAGCACCTCGTTGTGTTGGGGCCCGCGCAGGGTTAACCGGAGTAGCCGGATTAGCCCTCGATTTCGGAGAGGAAGGTCTCCCAGAGGTCGCCGATGGTCTCCGTGGTGGTGGTCTCCTCGCCCTTGGCGATCGCCTCCAGGTCGACGGCGGTGCCGAAGAAGGAGAAGGGGGTCGAGACGAACCACAGCTCACCGAGCGGGCGGATCTGCTCGCCGGTGAGCTCCTTGGCGGTGGGCAGCTCGAGCAGCGAATCCGGGGTGTAGAAGGTCCCCTCGGGCAGCACGATCAGGTCTGCGTCCTGCTCCGGGATCAGCTCCGGGGACAGATCCACCCACGCGGTGTCGGCGTCCTTCTTCTGGAACTCGGGGCGATCGAATCCGGCGTCCGCGATCAGAGTCGAGCTGGGCGCACTCGGCGGCATGGTGAAGTTCATCGAGCCGAAGGTGTTGCCGAGCAGGGAGAGCGTACGGTCTCCGGCATCGCCGGATGCCGCCTCCAGGCGCTTCTCGATAGCAGCGATCTGCCGTTCGATGCGTCCCTCGTCGGCGCCGAGGAGCTCGCCGTTCTTCTCGGTCAGCTCACGCCAGGTCCCCGTGATCGGGAGCACCACGGTGGGGGCGATTTCGGAGAGCTTGTCGAATTCCATGCCGGTCGGCCCCTCTGGGCCGGTGCCCAGCAGCATGTCGGGCTCCAGCGACTCGACCTCCTCCAGCGGCGGCAGCTCCACGGCACCGGCCTCCCGGAGTTCGACCCCGGCGGCCTCGAGGATGCCGGCGGTGCCCTCGTCGGAGGACGAGGTGTAGACGATGGCGGGCTCCAGCCCGGCGGCGAGGGCGGCGATGCCGGCGTTCTCGTCGAAGGCGACGAGCTTGGCGGGCGTCACCGGCACCGTGGCCTCACCCACCTCGTGGGTTACGGTGCGGGTCTCGTTCTCGGCCGCGGCCCCGTTCGATTCGTCCTCGCCGGAGCAGCCGGTGAGGATCAGGGCGGTGGCGGTGGTGGCCGCCAAGGCCATGCGGGAAAGCATTCGGGTCATGAGAGATTTCCTCTGGGTCGGGGATGGTTGCGGAGCGGATATCACTCCGCGCAGATAGGTTACCGACCCTATGCTCAAAATGTAAGGCAAGGCTCATATTGTGGTGCGCTATCGGGTGTGGGGGCGGTGCGTGACTAGGGTTTCGCGTTTCGCTGACCCTCGAGTCGAGCCCGGTCCAAGCACAGACATCGGTTGTGAGGCGAGCCTTGGGTTGATTAGGGTGGGGCCCCGCAGTGACCTCGGTGGGGTCGCGGAGGACTAGGGAACGGAGCGCGGTAATGAAGGAGAAGGGTGCTTCCGCAGCCGACGCGGAAACTGGTACGCGGCCGGCGGTCACCGCCACCGGGAGCGCAGACCCGTTGCCCGGATCGTCGTGGTGGCTGGCCGGGCCCTGCCTGGCGCTGCTCGCCTTCTTCATCGACGACTACATCGTCGCCGGGCTGCTGCCGGAGGTCAGCGCCGGGCTGGGAGTGGGCGAGGCCGCCGCCGGCCAGCTGGTCACCGTGTTCTCGCTGACCATGGCGGTGGCCACC containing:
- a CDS encoding ABC transporter ATP-binding protein, encoding MIRELFGIVGSRRLTAYLLAAVIYGVLSGAAMGLLLPLARSLAADDGTAGGWLAVLAGVVAAAAVLHYVQTLAMNAASLEIVAGMHRRAADALVEVPLEWCTRERAASVADTMISGTTVVGMSVAHLLSPVLSTFAATATVAIVVCFADPGLAAALVIGALVVWGAARWATSVIDSGERAIHARQLAVQEAVLDFARHQPVLRSAGVDARSFAPVADSLDGELRANRGAGGRATVAAVLGGVLVQATLSAVIVLAVHGFSGNRIDGPTAFAVIALAARFTGPITELVGLSSALRVSASQLRRVREILDAPSLPEPVESAAPEAAGTVEFRDVSFGYRPGEPILEGIDFRVAPGEVVGIIGPSGCGKTTALKLMARFMDVDGGSVRIAGHDVRDYDPETLMGQLSVVFQDVYLFEGTLRDNIAVGRPDAAEAEILAAAHAAGVDEIAARLDGGFDAPVGEGGRMLSGGERQRISIARALLKDAPIVLLDEATASLDAFNEQFILDGIAELARDRTVIMVAHRSSALRHCDRFIVLDGEGGVDAIGDDATLRESSAVYRRFLESAESAAGWSIGGAGPRTVRRGRAGR
- a CDS encoding ABC transporter ATP-binding protein; amino-acid sequence: MPELGLHANHVGVTYGDAAILPDVTATFPAGRLTAVVGPNGCGKSTLLKVCSRLLPARTGRVLLNGEDIHRLPTRRVAQLLGMLPQSPIAPEGLLVRDLVALGRHPHHSVTRQWSSADDAAIADALMLTHLGELAGIPVDELSGGQRQRAWIAMALAQDTPTLLLDEPTTYLDLATCIEVLELIVTLSRDRGKTVVVVLHDLLLTARYADEVLVMHEGRIVAQGHPREVFTVELLRRVFGLEAALLDDPAGDRPLIVPLGRA
- a CDS encoding ABC transporter substrate-binding protein, whose amino-acid sequence is MLSRMALAATTATALILTGCSGEDESNGAAAENETRTVTHEVGEATVPVTPAKLVAFDENAGIAALAAGLEPAIVYTSSSDEGTAGILEAAGVELREAGAVELPPLEEVESLEPDMLLGTGPEGPTGMEFDKLSEIAPTVVLPITGTWRELTEKNGELLGADEGRIERQIAAIEKRLEAASGDAGDRTLSLLGNTFGSMNFTMPPSAPSSTLIADAGFDRPEFQKKDADTAWVDLSPELIPEQDADLIVLPEGTFYTPDSLLELPTAKELTGEQIRPLGELWFVSTPFSFFGTAVDLEAIAKGEETTTTETIGDLWETFLSEIEG